A region of Rhodamnia argentea isolate NSW1041297 chromosome 9, ASM2092103v1, whole genome shotgun sequence DNA encodes the following proteins:
- the LOC115730269 gene encoding agamous-like MADS-box protein AGL29, whose amino-acid sequence MGRRKIEIEMVKDSSTRQVTFSKRRTGLFKKASELAILCAVQIAIVVFSPGGKPFSFGHPNVESIVHRFQNREKTPDERRSKDAESCDESTTDDSLNQRLLDLLKRLNTEEKRGEMLEKMVKVKQAAKGQPAVDQLGLPELGELRSSLEDLRRKLKDRMNDMEATFSLLLLAEHRPMN is encoded by the coding sequence ATGGGTCGACGgaagatcgagatcgagatggTGAAAGACAGTAGCACGAGGCAAGTGACTTTCTCGAAGCGAAGAACCGGGCTTTTCAAGAAGGCGAGCGAGCTCGCGATCCTGTGTGCTGTCCAGATCGCGATTGTGGTGTTTTCCCCCGGAGGCAAACCCTTTTCGTTCGGGCACCCAAACGTCGAATCCATCGTCCATCGGTTTCAAAATCGGGAAAAAACTCCGGACGAGCGCAGGAGCAAAGATGCCGAATCTTGCGACGAGAGCACGACCGACGATAGCCTGAACCAGCGACTCCTCGATTTACTCAAGCGGTTGAACACCGAGGAGAAGCGAGGAGAGATGCTGGAGAAGATGGTGAAAGTGAAACAAGCTGCCAAGGGCCAACCTGCTGTCGATCAACTCGGATTGCCTGAACTCGGGGAGCTAAGGAGCTCGTTAGAAGACCTTCGCCGGAAACTGAAAGATCGGATGAACGACATGGAGGCGACGTTCTCATTGTTACTTCTCGCAGAACATCGCCCGATGAATTAA